A part of Streptomyces sp. NBC_01235 genomic DNA contains:
- a CDS encoding protein kinase domain-containing protein — protein MAGHDGQDGVQPSGPAAGRYRPVRLLGRGGMGVVHEAEDTRLDRRVALKMLTAVEGLAQDSMAWDRFRREARALARIDHPGVVTLYDIGVHEGTPYLVMQVLDGMSLADLASGRGAAAGQGGQHRRVRHRGGAGGRAHGRGAAP, from the coding sequence TTGGCCGGGCACGACGGACAGGACGGCGTACAGCCGTCCGGTCCGGCCGCCGGACGCTACCGCCCCGTCAGGCTTCTCGGGCGCGGCGGCATGGGTGTCGTCCACGAGGCGGAGGACACCCGGCTGGACCGCCGCGTCGCCCTGAAGATGCTCACCGCCGTCGAGGGCCTGGCCCAGGACAGCATGGCCTGGGACCGCTTCCGGCGCGAGGCGCGCGCTCTGGCCCGGATCGACCACCCCGGCGTGGTGACGCTGTACGACATCGGGGTGCACGAAGGCACTCCGTACCTCGTGATGCAGGTCCTCGACGGCATGAGCCTGGCCGACCTGGCCTCGGGCCGAGGGGCCGCTGCCGGCCAAGGCGGTCAGCACCGTCGCGTTCGGCATCGCGGAGGCGCTGGAGGCCGCGCACACGGCCGGGGTGCTGCACCGTGA